A single Saccharolobus shibatae B12 DNA region contains:
- a CDS encoding MoaD family protein, with product MKKVKLLYFAFIKDITHKSNEVLETECEDVDCLIEQLGKMYGNELVNFLKNGINGIKVSILVNGSASTKNIKEGDEVALLPPPSGGDLIIGKRFDLLEEIRKFREKAPPEAGSLVVYVGFVKGIVDNHKVLELRYEAYEEYTRKRFLEIKEEMKRKYSDLIDLEIIHVIESMKPGENVLLIMALGKGRKDAIDAVKETLELVKHSTGIWKLEIRDDGEYWVVAGNTRVKKQ from the coding sequence ATGAAAAAAGTGAAACTTCTCTATTTTGCATTCATTAAAGATATAACCCATAAATCGAATGAAGTATTGGAAACTGAGTGTGAGGACGTTGACTGCCTCATTGAACAACTAGGTAAAATGTACGGAAATGAATTAGTAAACTTCTTGAAAAATGGAATAAACGGGATAAAAGTTTCAATTTTGGTAAATGGTTCAGCATCAACTAAGAATATTAAAGAAGGAGATGAGGTAGCACTATTACCACCACCTTCTGGTGGAGATTTAATTATAGGGAAAAGGTTTGACTTACTTGAGGAAATTAGAAAATTCAGAGAAAAAGCCCCTCCGGAAGCAGGCTCTTTAGTTGTTTATGTAGGTTTTGTTAAGGGTATAGTAGACAATCACAAAGTCTTAGAACTGAGATACGAAGCTTATGAAGAGTACACTAGGAAGAGGTTTCTAGAAATAAAAGAAGAAATGAAGAGGAAATATAGTGACTTGATTGACCTTGAGATAATACATGTAATAGAGTCCATGAAACCTGGAGAGAATGTCTTACTTATAATGGCCCTAGGCAAGGGAAGAAAAGATGCCATAGATGCGGTGAAAGAAACATTGGAATTGGTTAAACATAGCACTGGAATTTGGAAATTGGAAATAAGAGATGATGGAGAATATTGGGTAGTAGCTGGAAATACGAGAGTGAAAAAGCAATGA
- a CDS encoding 4-phosphopantoate--beta-alanine ligase — MDKAQDSKSWSIRDIIPENHPRKESLLIREKLIEAMEKSILVPQGLIAHGRGECFDYLIGEKTQDFAEKAIEAAAATLLLAKTPVISINGNMAALVPEGLVTLAEETNAKLEVNLFYRDERREKAIAEVLYKANAKEVLGVGDDASTVIPELFSQRRRVSPKGIYIADVVLLGLEDGDRTEALVKMGKKVIAIDINPLSRTSRSATITIVDNIIRAVPRLVEKVKELKSKNKEELEQIVLNYDNKNVLAESLKFIANRLTQLSLSL; from the coding sequence ATGGATAAAGCACAAGATAGCAAGTCGTGGAGCATACGTGACATAATACCAGAAAATCACCCTAGAAAAGAATCCCTGCTAATTAGGGAAAAACTGATTGAAGCTATGGAAAAAAGTATTCTTGTTCCTCAAGGGTTAATAGCACATGGAAGAGGAGAATGTTTCGACTACCTAATAGGAGAGAAGACTCAGGATTTCGCTGAAAAGGCTATAGAAGCTGCAGCAGCTACCCTACTCTTGGCTAAGACACCAGTTATTTCCATAAATGGAAATATGGCTGCATTAGTACCAGAAGGTCTAGTTACATTAGCAGAGGAGACAAATGCCAAGCTCGAAGTTAATTTATTCTATAGGGATGAAAGAAGAGAAAAAGCAATAGCTGAAGTGCTTTATAAGGCAAATGCAAAGGAAGTTTTAGGAGTAGGTGATGATGCTTCGACGGTAATACCTGAATTATTTAGTCAAAGAAGAAGAGTAAGTCCAAAAGGTATTTACATAGCTGATGTAGTATTATTGGGTTTAGAAGATGGAGATAGAACAGAGGCATTAGTCAAAATGGGTAAGAAAGTTATAGCAATAGATATCAATCCATTATCGAGAACTTCTAGGTCTGCCACAATAACTATAGTGGACAATATAATTAGGGCTGTTCCCAGGCTAGTAGAGAAGGTGAAAGAGTTGAAGTCTAAGAATAAAGAAGAGTTAGAACAAATAGTCTTAAACTATGATAATAAAAATGTTCTAGCTGAATCGCTGAAATTCATAGCTAACAGATTAACTCAACTTTCTCTTTCCTTATAA
- the panB gene encoding 3-methyl-2-oxobutanoate hydroxymethyltransferase, translated as MKKVTIRDFIKKKSTKEKITMLTAYDYPTAKIISNTGLDSILVGDSLGMVVLGYANTLNVTMRDMISHTRAVARANPPQLIVADMPFLSYEIDTKSAVKNAGLLVKAGSDAIKLEGGEEMKDTVKAIVKAGIPVMGHIGLTPQRFLRLGGFRTIGKTKQEEEQLIKDSLELEDAGVFSLVIENTYVDIAKRITEKLNIPTICIGAGPYCDGQVLVINDLLGLSEFTPYFAKSYVNLKEIISNAINQYIVDVKNNRFPEKQHYKERES; from the coding sequence ATGAAAAAGGTGACAATAAGGGACTTCATAAAGAAGAAATCAACGAAGGAGAAAATTACAATGTTAACAGCATACGATTACCCAACGGCGAAGATAATATCTAATACTGGACTGGACTCCATACTTGTAGGAGACTCCCTAGGAATGGTTGTACTAGGATATGCAAATACGCTCAACGTAACCATGAGAGACATGATCTCCCACACAAGAGCAGTAGCGAGAGCAAATCCACCTCAGTTAATAGTTGCAGATATGCCCTTTTTAAGTTATGAGATAGACACAAAAAGTGCAGTAAAGAATGCAGGACTTTTAGTAAAGGCTGGTAGTGACGCGATAAAACTAGAAGGTGGGGAGGAAATGAAAGACACTGTTAAAGCAATTGTAAAGGCTGGAATACCTGTTATGGGGCATATTGGTTTAACTCCTCAAAGGTTTCTAAGACTAGGAGGATTTAGAACCATCGGAAAAACTAAACAAGAAGAGGAGCAATTGATAAAGGATAGTTTAGAACTAGAAGATGCGGGAGTATTTTCATTAGTTATAGAAAATACTTACGTGGATATAGCTAAAAGAATTACGGAAAAGTTGAACATACCTACAATCTGTATAGGGGCTGGTCCATATTGTGATGGTCAAGTATTAGTGATAAACGACTTACTAGGGCTATCTGAGTTTACTCCTTACTTCGCTAAATCATATGTAAATCTGAAAGAAATCATTTCTAACGCAATAAATCAGTACATAGTTGACGTGAAGAATAATAGGTTCCCTGAAAAACAGCATTATAAGGAAAGAGAAAGTTGA
- a CDS encoding ABC transporter permease — translation MLKTMIKKEIMDLRRDRKLLLGAIILPFILLPLIGIILYASIAVSPPVIEIVNHNQSNLPYVEAVSHYITQEGGTVIYNDSNGNIIPDVVIIFPNDFNINASNISRQASVYVKTLISSNQEASNLVNNALYHLSYSLIYNRTEFLINSSNLRHVINPSDILSPLLVKNYVVTITGKSAPASQANLSEIARIITLVLFPSATPVIFYVTDGIVGEKERRTLESLLASPISINSFIFSKVIIAIILGVLSSLGDILGVVLFSSLMSFTFGLPLSLSTSFILIVVLTYLLAVLLTAALSVILLLALGGSMRNMQVINFLILSFGLIASFSALFINVANLQFPLNLILVIPYEQLSLSLLYFVSGSTFISLSLLLGVLIVCLIILLVSSRLFNSERLLLK, via the coding sequence ATGCTGAAGACAATGATAAAGAAAGAGATAATGGATTTAAGAAGGGATAGAAAGCTACTACTTGGGGCTATAATTCTTCCTTTTATATTATTACCGTTAATTGGTATCATACTTTACGCTTCCATAGCGGTATCTCCACCTGTGATCGAAATAGTAAACCATAACCAGTCAAACTTACCCTATGTTGAAGCCGTTTCACATTACATCACTCAAGAGGGGGGAACAGTAATTTACAATGATTCGAATGGAAATATAATACCTGATGTTGTGATCATATTCCCTAATGACTTTAATATAAATGCTAGCAATATCTCAAGACAAGCCTCTGTGTATGTAAAGACCCTAATTTCCTCTAATCAAGAAGCTTCGAATTTGGTTAATAACGCGTTATACCATCTGTCCTATAGTCTAATTTACAATAGGACTGAATTCTTGATAAATTCCTCTAATTTACGGCATGTTATTAATCCTAGTGATATTTTAAGCCCTCTATTGGTTAAAAATTACGTAGTTACTATAACTGGTAAAAGTGCTCCAGCGTCCCAAGCTAACCTAAGTGAAATAGCTAGGATAATAACTCTAGTCCTTTTCCCTAGTGCCACTCCGGTAATATTTTACGTCACAGATGGGATAGTTGGCGAAAAGGAGAGAAGAACTTTAGAATCTCTATTAGCTTCACCAATATCAATAAACTCCTTCATATTCTCTAAGGTAATCATTGCTATTATCTTAGGAGTTCTTTCATCATTAGGTGACATTCTAGGAGTAGTATTATTTTCCTCCTTAATGTCATTCACGTTCGGTTTACCATTATCCCTTAGTACATCATTTATTCTAATTGTTGTCCTTACCTATCTATTGGCTGTATTACTAACTGCAGCGTTGAGTGTAATTTTACTCCTAGCTTTGGGAGGATCCATGCGTAACATGCAAGTGATAAACTTCCTCATTTTATCCTTTGGCCTAATCGCGTCCTTTTCTGCCCTTTTTATAAATGTTGCCAATTTACAGTTTCCTCTTAATTTAATATTGGTAATACCCTATGAGCAATTAAGTCTATCATTACTTTACTTCGTCTCCGGTTCTACTTTTATTTCATTATCTCTCCTATTGGGCGTGCTGATAGTCTGTTTGATAATTTTGTTAGTATCCTCAAGGCTATTTAATTCGGAAAGATTACTGCTAAAGTAA
- a CDS encoding ribbon-helix-helix protein, CopG family, with translation MRVVTFKVEEDLLELLDRYAIKYGLNRSEAIRKAIEKMVRDELSKERVPVARVEKIKL, from the coding sequence ATGAGAGTTGTAACATTTAAGGTAGAAGAAGACCTATTAGAGTTATTGGATAGATACGCTATAAAATACGGTTTAAATAGATCAGAAGCAATAAGGAAAGCCATAGAAAAGATGGTAAGGGACGAGTTATCTAAGGAGAGAGTCCCAGTAGCGAGGGTTGAAAAGATAAAGCTCTAG
- a CDS encoding Lrp/AsnC ligand binding domain-containing protein: protein MAEVVRAYILVSTTVGKEMEVADMAKKVSGVVRADPVYGEYDVVVEVEAKSSDDLKKVIYEIRRNPNIIRTVTLIVM from the coding sequence ATGGCAGAAGTTGTAAGAGCCTACATTCTCGTATCTACTACTGTTGGTAAGGAAATGGAAGTAGCGGATATGGCTAAAAAAGTATCAGGTGTTGTAAGAGCAGATCCAGTTTATGGTGAATATGATGTGGTAGTAGAAGTAGAAGCTAAGTCATCTGATGATTTAAAGAAAGTAATATATGAGATAAGAAGGAATCCTAATATAATAAGGACCGTGACTTTAATAGTAATGTAA
- a CDS encoding 4Fe-4S dicluster domain-containing protein, with protein sequence MILDASIFSRAVIGGLDVKKIEINDKNELVVGRLTGLYGNVLKYANPKIIRAPDRFNDGSIFREVEGRNIYKIFEVPAGVTFDKLIDELSKNNYYPAIFPLYLKGTIGGFTVLNGSGFGSYKFGFVKGKKTINELIDYKVVRILAVKYPELLETEGENKFAWSALIYKDTIKYYIPSFYNKIINENFKSIPTNNLIKSINIEISSIFKRNYIPIILMTNYEKNTDFNFDFKMGYVINYNSPKRYKVLIGSLEETRLPELFEYLRKNPDVLPFPYLKEYEEFHKDILRNFKKYEIKVRSKRINKNMIIEASKCINCSLCLDSCLAYNTTNNILYSPLGRFDRLLTGEGNFEFCFGCASCQEACPVGINISNLMEILPQFNENKETVELETTDVPRTIYELEKSLNTRYRNRPVFLLFVGCTAKYDPLGLEGFLNYLLFSGDKLPQELSPRVKLVTGICCGFNDYLAGNLKDVKNSVEKINRLRIEQNAAGIYFLCPEGLYVYNKFSEQKGIFAYEVIKNELKEKEAHLGCWAKKLGYTSRYNECAGLFLTSYKGNPLKATKKGFLTVCPFSTWKFGTISVYSLFLEKKEVKELEEEKVMINENVIFDLLVRAIADGLIASKDEVAEKVVMWSLGGSQYFLLLTIPIFSKYISSELIRKLSSDSRVKEFLSKLSQDTHLLNQKISTYKDYLSSYNFNNEINALLEEIAKSNKLDYSVKDLVNTNEFLNALKEALRRSINENLIVSVINNIIYL encoded by the coding sequence GTGATTTTAGACGCATCAATATTTAGCAGAGCTGTAATAGGAGGCTTAGATGTAAAAAAGATCGAAATTAACGATAAAAATGAATTAGTAGTTGGTAGATTAACCGGTTTATATGGTAACGTATTAAAATATGCTAATCCGAAAATAATACGTGCTCCGGATAGATTTAATGACGGAAGTATATTTAGGGAAGTTGAAGGAAGGAATATATATAAAATATTCGAAGTACCTGCAGGGGTAACTTTCGATAAACTGATAGATGAACTTTCCAAGAATAATTATTACCCTGCTATCTTTCCACTATATTTAAAAGGTACTATTGGAGGATTTACTGTATTAAATGGTTCAGGGTTTGGTAGTTATAAGTTCGGATTTGTAAAAGGTAAAAAGACTATAAATGAGCTAATTGATTATAAGGTAGTAAGAATTCTTGCGGTAAAATATCCAGAGCTGTTAGAAACTGAAGGCGAAAATAAGTTTGCTTGGTCAGCTCTAATATACAAGGATACTATAAAGTATTATATACCCTCGTTCTACAATAAAATAATCAATGAAAATTTTAAATCAATACCAACCAATAATTTGATAAAAAGTATAAATATAGAGATATCTAGTATATTCAAGAGAAATTACATACCAATAATACTGATGACTAATTACGAAAAAAATACGGACTTTAATTTCGATTTTAAAATGGGATATGTAATCAATTACAACTCACCAAAGAGATATAAAGTTCTGATAGGAAGTCTAGAGGAAACCAGATTACCAGAACTCTTTGAATATCTAAGAAAGAATCCAGATGTATTACCATTCCCCTATCTGAAAGAGTATGAAGAATTTCATAAGGATATACTAAGAAACTTTAAAAAATATGAAATAAAAGTAAGATCTAAGAGAATAAATAAAAACATGATAATCGAGGCGTCGAAGTGTATAAATTGCTCATTATGTTTAGATAGTTGCCTTGCGTACAACACTACAAATAATATCCTTTATTCACCTTTAGGTAGATTTGATAGATTGTTAACAGGTGAAGGAAATTTTGAATTCTGTTTTGGATGCGCTTCTTGTCAAGAGGCTTGCCCAGTAGGAATAAATATTTCCAATCTAATGGAAATATTACCACAATTTAATGAAAATAAGGAAACAGTAGAATTAGAAACAACAGATGTACCAAGGACTATCTACGAATTGGAAAAAAGCTTAAACACTAGATATAGAAATAGACCAGTCTTCTTATTATTTGTAGGATGTACAGCAAAGTATGATCCATTGGGATTAGAAGGATTTCTAAATTACCTCCTATTTAGCGGAGATAAATTACCTCAAGAGCTGTCTCCCAGAGTAAAACTAGTTACTGGAATTTGTTGTGGTTTTAACGATTACCTAGCGGGGAATCTAAAAGACGTGAAAAATAGTGTTGAGAAGATAAATCGGTTAAGAATTGAACAAAATGCCGCTGGTATCTATTTTCTATGCCCAGAGGGATTGTATGTTTATAATAAGTTCAGTGAACAGAAGGGAATATTTGCGTATGAAGTTATTAAAAATGAACTAAAGGAGAAAGAAGCACATTTGGGATGCTGGGCTAAGAAGCTAGGATACACTTCACGATATAATGAATGTGCAGGGTTGTTCTTGACATCTTATAAAGGCAATCCACTTAAGGCTACTAAAAAAGGTTTCTTGACCGTATGTCCATTTTCTACGTGGAAGTTTGGAACAATATCAGTGTATAGTTTATTCCTAGAAAAGAAAGAGGTAAAGGAACTTGAGGAAGAAAAAGTCATGATAAATGAGAATGTAATATTTGATTTGTTAGTGAGGGCCATTGCAGATGGTTTAATAGCTTCTAAGGATGAAGTCGCCGAGAAAGTAGTCATGTGGAGTTTAGGAGGTAGCCAATACTTCTTATTGTTGACTATTCCAATTTTCTCTAAATATATAAGCAGTGAGCTCATACGTAAACTATCCTCTGACTCCAGAGTAAAGGAATTTTTATCTAAACTATCACAAGATACACATCTGCTAAACCAGAAAATTTCCACATATAAGGATTATCTTTCGAGCTATAATTTTAACAATGAAATAAACGCCCTACTAGAAGAAATAGCAAAATCAAATAAACTAGATTATTCTGTAAAAGATTTAGTTAACACTAATGAATTTTTAAATGCATTAAAAGAAGCCTTAAGAAGATCTATAAACGAAAACTTAATCGTAAGTGTGATAAATAATATTATTTACTTATAA
- a CDS encoding MBL fold metallo-hydrolase: protein MVLKYFGHSCVLIDDKILIDPHDGGSIGLPKPDIKKVDLILITHDHYDHNAYQIFEYKDLKMNFYGSLNYANYTIKGIKSYHDKYNGKLRGQNSIYVIQKNDGEKIVHLGDIGHLPDESIYKELYGADVLLIPIGGVITINYKEALEIIDKVSPKIIIPIHYWIKGHYMPLDPPEEFLSNIKYEVRGIDLKNNLIDEKIEENKKLVYILSY from the coding sequence ATGGTACTAAAATATTTTGGACATTCTTGTGTTTTAATTGATGATAAAATATTAATTGACCCGCATGATGGGGGAAGTATTGGTTTACCTAAACCAGATATAAAAAAGGTAGATCTAATCTTAATAACACACGATCATTACGATCATAACGCATACCAAATTTTTGAATACAAAGATCTCAAAATGAACTTCTATGGCTCTTTAAATTACGCCAATTACACCATAAAGGGAATAAAGAGTTACCATGATAAGTATAACGGTAAATTAAGAGGACAAAATAGCATATACGTGATACAAAAGAATGACGGTGAGAAGATTGTCCATCTTGGAGATATAGGTCACCTTCCAGACGAAAGTATTTATAAGGAATTATATGGAGCAGATGTCCTTTTAATACCCATAGGTGGAGTAATAACTATAAATTACAAGGAAGCACTAGAGATAATTGATAAAGTTTCACCTAAAATTATAATCCCAATACACTATTGGATTAAAGGACATTACATGCCTTTAGACCCTCCAGAAGAGTTCTTATCTAATATAAAATATGAGGTAAGAGGAATAGATCTGAAAAACAATCTTATAGATGAAAAGATAGAAGAGAACAAGAAATTAGTGTATATTTTATCCTACTAG
- the thiD gene encoding bifunctional hydroxymethylpyrimidine kinase/phosphomethylpyrimidine kinase, with protein sequence MIKPVGMTVAGLDTGNGAGGETDLRVFEVLGIHGVFAITAITAQSTRGIKDINVVSSEFLKKQIETLLDDFNVEAVKMGMIYTKGQFQVVNELLHDSFLVVDPVLYAKDGTPLIKDVEDYKKIILPIAKVITPNIIEASAISGIKVEKESDLVIVCKKIRETYNIAHVIIKGGHSKGDFSFDYMCNEEGVYKIGYHKIQAKDTHGTGSVFATAFTAEYIKTKDVKLAFRKARDFVQSSIEYGLNIGKGVGPVNVSAEIMKKSMKYEVVEEMRRFADFVENNEKFWILIPEVQSNLAHSIKPEYVRDLNDISTFRGRIIRRWDRKVIVGHPVVFGNPTHTARMLLSIILKGMDSTCLMNIRYDDKIVESFKGIGYETVEINRELEPSHGEGKTMQWIIEYISSEYGRIPNVIYDKGTKGKEAMIRFWTKNMEEMIEALDNLLKML encoded by the coding sequence ATGATTAAACCAGTTGGAATGACCGTAGCTGGATTAGATACTGGTAATGGAGCCGGAGGAGAGACTGATCTAAGAGTTTTTGAAGTATTAGGAATTCACGGAGTTTTTGCAATTACTGCAATAACAGCTCAAAGTACAAGAGGTATAAAAGATATTAATGTTGTTAGCTCTGAATTCCTTAAAAAACAGATAGAAACATTACTTGATGACTTCAATGTCGAAGCTGTTAAGATGGGAATGATATATACAAAAGGACAGTTTCAAGTTGTGAATGAATTATTACACGATTCTTTTTTAGTAGTAGACCCAGTACTGTACGCAAAGGATGGAACTCCACTAATAAAAGACGTTGAAGATTACAAGAAGATAATTTTACCCATTGCCAAGGTAATAACACCAAACATAATAGAAGCATCTGCAATTAGCGGTATTAAGGTAGAAAAGGAAAGTGATCTAGTTATTGTATGTAAAAAGATAAGGGAGACTTACAATATTGCTCACGTAATAATTAAGGGAGGCCATAGTAAGGGAGATTTTAGCTTCGATTACATGTGTAATGAAGAGGGAGTATATAAGATAGGTTATCACAAGATACAAGCGAAAGACACACATGGTACCGGCAGCGTATTTGCAACTGCGTTTACTGCAGAATATATAAAGACAAAGGATGTAAAATTGGCCTTTAGGAAAGCAAGAGATTTTGTTCAATCCTCAATAGAATATGGACTTAATATAGGGAAAGGTGTAGGACCAGTTAACGTAAGTGCTGAGATTATGAAGAAGTCTATGAAATATGAAGTAGTTGAGGAGATGAGAAGATTTGCAGACTTTGTTGAAAATAACGAGAAATTCTGGATTTTAATACCCGAAGTACAATCGAATCTAGCACACAGTATAAAACCAGAATACGTTAGGGATCTAAACGACATTTCTACATTTAGAGGTAGAATAATAAGGAGGTGGGATAGAAAGGTAATTGTTGGCCATCCCGTCGTGTTTGGAAATCCGACCCATACAGCCAGAATGTTATTATCAATTATTCTTAAGGGAATGGATAGTACTTGCTTAATGAACATTAGATACGACGATAAGATAGTTGAGAGTTTTAAGGGAATTGGTTATGAAACTGTTGAGATTAATAGGGAATTGGAACCTAGCCATGGTGAAGGAAAGACGATGCAGTGGATTATTGAGTATATAAGTAGTGAATACGGTAGGATACCTAATGTAATTTACGATAAAGGTACCAAGGGAAAGGAGGCAATGATTAGATTTTGGACAAAAAATATGGAGGAAATGATAGAAGCTTTAGATAACTTATTAAAAATGCTGTAG
- a CDS encoding HD domain-containing protein, translated as MKLERLLEGAKNLVRTGWMQNGIPSAMGETVASHSFEASVLAYVLSTELKRKGVEIDPEHSAVIALFHDAGETLLGDLPKWATNRINKREAEVEAFDELGIGKDLFLELKELKTNEAKVAKLSDRLSTYLQGLRYKRIGFNVDEIILSYAEEIDKLLSIEPLNQIRELVTKIMNSLNKMNPK; from the coding sequence ATGAAACTGGAGAGATTGTTGGAAGGCGCTAAAAATTTAGTTAGAACTGGTTGGATGCAGAATGGGATCCCATCAGCAATGGGAGAAACGGTGGCTTCACATAGTTTTGAAGCGTCAGTCTTGGCCTATGTACTTTCTACCGAGCTTAAGAGAAAAGGAGTTGAAATTGATCCAGAACATAGTGCAGTTATTGCTCTATTTCATGATGCAGGGGAGACTTTACTAGGAGATTTACCAAAGTGGGCTACTAATAGAATTAATAAAAGGGAAGCTGAAGTGGAGGCATTTGACGAATTGGGAATAGGAAAGGATCTTTTCCTTGAACTTAAGGAGTTAAAGACTAATGAGGCTAAAGTAGCTAAGTTATCAGATAGGCTTTCAACATATTTACAAGGATTAAGATACAAGAGAATCGGATTTAATGTTGATGAGATAATCTTAAGTTACGCAGAGGAAATAGATAAATTACTTTCCATAGAGCCTTTGAATCAGATAAGAGAACTGGTTACTAAAATAATGAATAGTTTAAATAAGATGAATCCAAAATAA
- a CDS encoding ABC transporter ATP-binding protein: MSPYLSKASNVLSFTVPIILYTISKAYNKFLSHNSISMTEKQFAVSVTNLRKRIGNKDILKGLSFNVENGEVFGIVGPNGAGKTTTLRILSGIIKNFEGYVKIFGLNPVEAKQKGYISYMPEDAFPYEKLTGYENLDFYAELYAKGDKELKEKYLKLGVEISNLGKRIYDKTAEYSRGMKRRLIIARTLMVMPKLSVLDEPTSALDVESAVRIRNIILDMARRYNMTIILSSHNMLEVEYLCDRITLINDGRVIASGKPEEIVKNTNSKNLEEAFIKLVFGDQ; the protein is encoded by the coding sequence TTGTCGCCATATTTGAGCAAAGCCTCTAATGTTCTGTCCTTTACTGTGCCAATCATTTTATATACTATCTCGAAAGCATATAATAAGTTCCTTAGCCATAATAGCATAAGTATGACAGAAAAACAATTCGCTGTCAGTGTTACCAATTTGCGAAAGAGAATTGGAAATAAGGATATACTTAAGGGGTTATCATTTAATGTGGAGAACGGAGAGGTTTTTGGGATAGTGGGGCCCAATGGAGCCGGAAAAACAACGACGCTAAGAATATTGTCGGGTATTATTAAAAATTTTGAAGGATATGTAAAAATTTTCGGACTTAATCCGGTTGAGGCAAAACAAAAGGGATACATTTCGTATATGCCAGAAGACGCTTTCCCGTATGAGAAGCTAACTGGATACGAAAATTTAGATTTCTATGCTGAGCTATACGCTAAAGGTGACAAGGAGTTAAAGGAAAAATACTTAAAACTAGGTGTTGAGATTTCCAATTTAGGTAAGAGGATTTACGATAAGACCGCTGAGTATAGTAGAGGTATGAAAAGAAGGCTTATTATAGCAAGAACCTTAATGGTAATGCCTAAACTTTCGGTTCTGGATGAACCAACTTCAGCCCTAGACGTGGAGTCTGCAGTAAGGATAAGGAATATAATTTTAGATATGGCAAGAAGATATAACATGACAATAATACTCTCTTCACACAATATGTTAGAGGTCGAATACTTATGTGATAGAATTACTCTGATTAACGACGGAAGAGTAATTGCTAGTGGAAAGCCCGAAGAGATCGTCAAAAACACTAATTCTAAGAATTTGGAAGAAGCTTTCATAAAACTCGTATTCGGTGATCAGTGA
- a CDS encoding pantoate kinase, whose product MEIKVPISISAIWYPVVDRENLMESGSVGLALTLEPYITAEIRGGSGIEFNGIEIKLPNYEILKKKLGEYRLSIYSEVPLGYGYGLSGAISLAYALGVKELTPISEKDAVNAAHLSDVIAGNGLGDVIAQYYGGGLVHRKKAGGLGYGEVEVINMDWSQYPIFSQPISQLPTKSIIKRSEIALKLIDEFLKNPSPLKFIEVAQRFTSSLGFNSEYPFSYRKKGIIVKIFDPEYGVWIKHKIASRGAYVT is encoded by the coding sequence GTGGAGATTAAGGTACCAATTTCTATTTCTGCTATATGGTACCCAGTAGTAGATAGAGAGAATTTGATGGAATCTGGATCTGTAGGGCTGGCCTTAACATTGGAACCTTATATAACTGCTGAAATCAGGGGCGGTAGTGGGATAGAATTTAATGGGATAGAGATAAAACTTCCCAATTATGAAATATTAAAGAAAAAATTAGGAGAATATAGGTTATCTATATATTCTGAAGTACCATTAGGTTACGGTTATGGTTTAAGTGGAGCTATAAGCTTAGCATATGCCCTAGGAGTTAAGGAATTAACTCCAATAAGCGAGAAAGACGCAGTTAATGCAGCCCATTTAAGTGATGTCATAGCCGGAAATGGATTAGGGGATGTGATAGCGCAATATTATGGTGGGGGTTTAGTTCATAGGAAGAAGGCAGGAGGGTTGGGTTATGGTGAGGTTGAGGTAATAAATATGGATTGGTCACAATATCCAATCTTCTCTCAACCTATTAGCCAGCTTCCAACTAAGAGTATTATAAAGAGGTCAGAAATAGCCCTTAAGCTCATAGACGAATTTCTCAAAAATCCGTCTCCGTTAAAATTTATCGAGGTTGCGCAAAGGTTTACAAGCAGTTTGGGTTTCAACTCAGAATATCCTTTTTCATATAGGAAGAAGGGGATAATTGTTAAAATCTTTGATCCAGAGTATGGAGTATGGATAAAGCACAAGATAGCAAGTCGTGGAGCATACGTGACATAA